Proteins from one Falco naumanni isolate bFalNau1 chromosome 2, bFalNau1.pat, whole genome shotgun sequence genomic window:
- the CHMP2B gene encoding charged multivesicular body protein 2b, which produces MASLFKKKTVDDIIKEQNRELRGTQRAITRDRAALEKQEKQLELEIKKMAKTGNKEACKVLAKQLVQLRKQKNRTYAVSSKVTSMSTQTKVMNSQMKMAGAMSTTAKTMQAVNKKMDPQKTLQTMQNFQKENMKMEMTEEMINDTLDDIFDASDEEEESQDIVNQVLDEIGIEISGKMAKAPSAARGLPSASTSKAATISDEEIERQLKALGVD; this is translated from the exons ATGGCCTCGCTCTTCAAGAAGAAGACTGTGGACG atataaTAAAGGAGCAAAATCGAGAGTTAAGAGGTACACAAAGGGCTATAACCAGAGATAGAGCAGCACTcgaaaaacaggaaaaacaactg GaactggaaataaagaaaatggcTAAGACTGGTAACAAAGAAGCCTGTAAAGTTCTAGCAAAACAACTTGTGCAACTGCGGAAGCAGAAAAATCGAACATACGCTGTCAGCTCTAAAGTCACTTCTATGTCGACTCAAACGAAGGTGATGAACTCTCAGATGAAGATGGCAGGAGCTATGTCAACTACAGCAAAA ACAATGCAAGCAGTCAATAAGAAAATGGATCCACAAAAGACACTACAAACTATGCAGAATTTCCAGAAGGAGAACATGAAGATGGAAATGACTGAAGAAATGA tTAATGATACTCTGGATGACATTTTTGATGCTTctgatgaagaggaggaaagccaAGATATTGTTAACCAAGTGCTTGATGAGATTGGAATTGAAATCTCTGGAAAG ATGGCCAAAGCTCCGTCAGCTGCCAGAGGCTTACCATCTGCATCAACGTCAAAAGCTGCTACCATATCAGATGAAGAGATTGAACGACAGCTCAAAGCTTTGGGGGTCGATTAG